A region from the Drosophila bipectinata strain 14024-0381.07 chromosome 3R, DbipHiC1v2, whole genome shotgun sequence genome encodes:
- the PIG-L gene encoding N-acetylglucosaminyl-phosphatidylinositol de-N-acetylase, with the protein MRFNWLSEYVASIVSTESATSSWRQLQEQLLDPQAIYCRIKSTSAEALEHIVIACVVYLLVCLGLYKLTFWLSRHSNATESQAGGLKKALQSGLSLRSIRLPQAAHMERVLLVTAHPDDECMFFGPLIYSLTQRQGCQVYILCLSNGNFEQQGKVRRQELWRSCSKLGIPESNIVLMNATNLPDDPNVDWRPDAVAGLILHAVESLSIQAIFTFDRDGVSSHPNHCAVYYAAASLCLANLLPKDCKFYTLDSINLVRKYLSIFDLLCTCFMSTHWCILSWKEAGIVRSAMMEHQSQMKWFRWLYIYTSRYMFINSMRQINLSDVELEMQIHDN; encoded by the exons ATGAGATTTAACTGGCTGAGCGAGTACGTGGCCAGCATCGTTAGCACCGAGTCCGCCACCTCGTCTTGGAGGCAATTGCAGGAGCAGCTGCTCGACCCGCAGGCCATCTACTGCCGTATCAAGTCGACATCCGCCGAAGCGCTGGAGCACATAGTTATCGCATGTGTGGTATACTTGCTAGTATGCCTGGGCCTCTACAAGCTCACCTTTTGGCTCTCCCGCCACAGCAATGCCACAGAATCACAGGCGGGAGGCCTCAAAAAGGCTCTGCAGTCCGGCCTGAGCCTGCGTAGCATCCGGCTGCCCCAAGCGGCGCACATGGAGCGCGTCCTCCTGGTCACCGCCCACCCGGATGATGAGTGCATGTTCTTCGGTCCGCTCATCTACTCGCTGACGCAGCGCCAAGGCTGTCAGGTGTACATACTCTGTCTGTCCAACG GCAACTTCGAACAGCAAGGCAAGGTGAGACGACAGGAACTGTGGCGTTCCTGCTCAAAACTGGGCATTCCCGAGTCGAACATTGTGCTGATGAACGCCACCAACCTGCCGGATGATCCCAATGTGGACTGGCGACCGGATGCGGTAGCCGGCCTTATACTCCACGCCGTCGAGAGCCTCAGCATCCAGGCGATATTCACGTTCGATCGCGATGGCGTCAGCTCGCATCCGAACCATTGCGCTGTGTACTACGCGGCTGCCTCGCTGTGCTTGGCCAACCTTTTACCCAAAG ATTGCAAGTTCTACACCTTGGACTCGATCAATCTGGTCAGAAAATATCTATCCATCTTCGACCTGCTGTGCACGTGCTTTATGTCGACGCATTG GTGCATTCTGAGTTGGAAGGAGGCAGGAATCGTGAGGAGTGCTATGATGGAACATCAGTCGCAGATGAAGTGGTTTCGTTGGCTGTACATCTACACGTCTCGCTACATGTTCATCAACTCGATGCGTCAGATAAATCTCTCGGATGTGGAACTGGAAATGCAGATTCATGACAATTAG